A part of Sulfurimonas sp. HSL-1716 genomic DNA contains:
- a CDS encoding TonB-dependent receptor: MKLNRFILLSFACAAALMAEDIKLEAINVDSTTLSDVSHEQIKSADLADALQKAIPSISVNRRSGIANDIILRGMRKDDINVLVDGTKTYGACPNRMDPPVSHVLANNIDSISIIEGPYDVENFGTLSGAVSMKSKKPQKDLHGELDLGFGSFNYKKIGATVSGGNDLIRLMLSGSAETSDQYKDGNGDDFNDQMIKNNVPAGNKYQTQYNDLQAYEKKTIMAKAFVTPTENQELRLSYTANRSDDILYPSTPMDALYDNSNIYDVTYEIKKLGDFSKKLELQYYATDVDHPMSTLYRVAATNIANEVTSHLTTNTQGAKIKNTLDAGAYELLIGLDGSKRNWNGRYYKNGVYLNRDSIPDAYTNNAAIFSELSRSFDAFSFKMGIRYDSTDIKSNAYDTRNYDALSLNILTNYKLNANNKLIFGIGKSSRVPDAKELYFKSSAGTVLGNQNLDQVKNYEADLGLESNYDSFILKTKAFYSKLKDYIIYNNQSSTATKYENIDASIYGISMNGSYFISDALTLDGGVNYQVGRKDTLATNQTDRDLPNITPLKGNLALTYEYKKDSYVKAETIATDAWSRYDSDDKEQAIDGWSVLNMKVSHSFNKHVKLDLGVDNVFDTTYAISNTYADLTLLSGGGSVMLLNEPGRYFYTNLTLKY; encoded by the coding sequence ATGAAATTAAACAGATTTATACTGCTTTCTTTTGCCTGTGCAGCAGCTTTGATGGCAGAAGACATAAAACTTGAAGCCATCAACGTCGATTCTACGACGCTAAGCGATGTCAGCCATGAACAGATAAAATCCGCGGATCTGGCCGATGCTCTGCAAAAAGCGATCCCCTCTATCTCTGTCAACCGCCGCAGCGGTATCGCAAACGATATCATTTTAAGAGGGATGAGAAAAGACGACATCAACGTCTTAGTGGACGGAACAAAGACATACGGAGCATGCCCGAACAGAATGGACCCGCCTGTCTCGCATGTACTTGCCAACAACATCGACAGTATCAGTATTATTGAAGGACCGTATGATGTAGAGAATTTCGGTACTCTCAGCGGTGCGGTATCGATGAAAAGCAAAAAACCCCAAAAAGATCTCCATGGGGAGCTTGATCTTGGATTTGGAAGTTTCAACTACAAAAAAATCGGTGCCACTGTAAGCGGAGGGAACGACCTCATTCGCTTGATGCTAAGCGGTTCTGCGGAAACAAGTGATCAATACAAAGACGGCAACGGTGATGATTTCAACGATCAGATGATCAAAAACAATGTACCGGCAGGAAACAAATATCAAACACAATACAACGACCTCCAAGCATATGAGAAAAAGACGATCATGGCGAAAGCGTTTGTCACGCCGACTGAAAATCAAGAACTTCGTCTCAGCTATACGGCAAACAGAAGTGACGATATCCTTTATCCTTCAACACCTATGGACGCACTTTACGACAACTCAAACATCTACGATGTAACATATGAGATAAAAAAGCTTGGCGATTTTTCTAAAAAACTTGAACTGCAATACTATGCGACAGACGTCGATCACCCGATGTCTACGCTTTACAGGGTAGCTGCAACCAACATCGCAAACGAGGTAACAAGCCATCTGACGACCAACACACAGGGTGCAAAGATCAAAAATACTCTTGATGCAGGTGCGTATGAACTGCTTATCGGGCTTGACGGAAGCAAACGCAACTGGAACGGAAGATATTATAAAAACGGCGTCTATCTCAACAGAGACAGTATCCCTGATGCCTATACGAACAATGCAGCGATATTTTCAGAGCTAAGCCGCAGTTTTGATGCTTTCTCGTTTAAAATGGGAATCCGCTACGACTCGACGGATATAAAATCAAATGCTTATGACACAAGAAACTATGACGCGCTCAGCTTGAACATCTTGACAAACTATAAACTAAACGCAAACAACAAACTTATTTTCGGTATCGGAAAATCTTCCCGCGTTCCAGATGCCAAAGAACTTTATTTTAAATCAAGCGCAGGTACTGTTCTTGGAAACCAAAATCTTGATCAGGTCAAGAATTACGAAGCCGATCTCGGTTTGGAAAGCAACTACGACAGCTTTATACTTAAAACAAAAGCGTTTTATTCAAAACTAAAAGATTATATTATCTACAACAACCAAAGTTCAACCGCCACAAAATATGAAAACATAGATGCGTCTATCTACGGTATCTCTATGAACGGTTCGTATTTCATCTCCGATGCTCTTACTTTAGACGGCGGAGTGAACTATCAGGTAGGCCGCAAAGACACGCTTGCAACGAACCAAACAGACAGAGACCTTCCAAATATCACGCCTTTAAAAGGCAATCTGGCACTTACTTACGAGTACAAAAAAGACTCTTATGTAAAAGCGGAAACCATAGCGACCGATGCATGGAGCAGATATGACAGTGATGACAAAGAGCAGGCGATAGACGGCTGGTCTGTACTGAACATGAAAGTCTCTCACTCTTTTAACAAGCATGTAAAACTTGACCTTGGCGTCGACAACGTTTTTGACACTACATACGCCATAAGCAATACTTACGCGGATCTAACGCTCTTAAGCGGCGGCGGCAGTGTGATGCTTTTAAACGAGCCTGGACGCTATTTTTATACAAATCTTACTCTCAAATACTAA
- a CDS encoding HlyD family efflux transporter periplasmic adaptor subunit has protein sequence MSELQESTKNKKKKRNNILILLALFFIISGGGYTLYYYMFAQFYESTDNAYVGQNIVYVTPQTAGTVDDVLVSEMQYVKAGAVLGHIDSRNANLAFEEAKSNLAKTVRRIKQLQVQKEEAKDAISLAEVNLNKTKDDLKRNEFLIKKNAITDEKFKNLKYTYEAALQRLEIARKKLLSLNAIVKDTDLSQNPEIKNAVVRVEKSYLNMKRCNILAPISGMIAKKNFTIGENVSTASTLLSIVPTEGFWVDANFKETQLKNISVSQNVTLTSDVYGKDVVYHGTVKGIAPGTGAVFSLLPAQNASGNWIKIVQRIPVRILLNEKELKKHPLQVGNSMSVTVDVHKKNGSLLKHAILEKNSDKNYRLYPNALKESELIADEIIKQNS, from the coding sequence TTGTCCGAATTACAAGAATCAACAAAAAACAAAAAGAAAAAAAGAAACAATATACTTATCCTCCTTGCGCTCTTTTTTATCATATCAGGCGGAGGTTATACACTTTATTATTATATGTTCGCTCAATTCTATGAATCGACCGATAACGCTTACGTCGGACAAAACATCGTATACGTAACGCCGCAGACCGCCGGTACTGTCGATGACGTACTTGTCAGCGAAATGCAGTACGTAAAAGCGGGAGCAGTGTTGGGACACATAGATTCCCGCAATGCCAACCTTGCATTTGAGGAAGCAAAATCGAATCTTGCAAAAACGGTTCGAAGAATAAAGCAGCTTCAAGTACAAAAAGAGGAAGCAAAAGATGCGATCTCTCTGGCTGAAGTGAATCTCAACAAAACCAAAGACGATCTAAAACGAAACGAGTTCCTTATTAAAAAGAACGCAATCACGGACGAAAAGTTCAAAAATTTGAAATATACGTACGAAGCAGCGTTACAAAGGCTGGAGATAGCCCGCAAAAAACTGCTCTCCTTAAACGCCATCGTAAAAGATACGGATCTCTCACAGAATCCCGAAATAAAAAATGCTGTCGTACGGGTTGAAAAATCCTATCTGAACATGAAAAGATGCAATATTCTGGCACCTATAAGCGGTATGATTGCGAAAAAGAATTTTACAATCGGAGAGAACGTAAGTACGGCGTCCACTCTGCTTTCTATTGTACCGACCGAAGGCTTTTGGGTAGATGCGAACTTTAAAGAAACGCAGTTAAAAAATATAAGCGTTTCCCAAAATGTTACTCTGACTTCCGACGTGTACGGTAAGGATGTAGTATATCATGGAACGGTAAAAGGGATCGCACCCGGAACGGGAGCGGTATTTTCACTGCTCCCGGCACAAAATGCGAGCGGCAACTGGATCAAGATCGTTCAGCGTATTCCCGTGCGCATACTGCTGAATGAAAAAGAGCTCAAAAAACATCCTCTGCAGGTAGGAAACTCTATGTCCGTGACCGTAGATGTCCATAAGAAAAACGGCAGTCTGCTCAAACACGCGATCTTGGAGAAAAACAGCGATAAAAATTACAGGCTTTATCCAAATGCCCTCAAAGAATCTGAACTGATCGCAGACGAGATCATCAAACAAAATTCATGA
- a CDS encoding DHA2 family efflux MFS transporter permease subunit, with amino-acid sequence MNEHETLPAPLLALVTIALALATFMQVLDTTIANVSIPSIAGNLGVTSTQGTWVITAFTASNAISMPLTGWLAKRFGEVRLFVFSTLLFAVTSMMCGLSPTYEMLIAARVLQGAVAAPMMPLSQSLLLANYPQHKKGLALAFWAMTATIGPIAGPLLGGYITDNFSWSWIFYINVPIGVISSFVVWQMLKKRETNTSKFPIDFIGLALLVVGVGTLQIMLDKGNELDWFESNTIITLGITAFIAVCFFIAWELYDDHPVIDLTLFKNRNFTIGTVSIALGYTVFLGGGVVFPLWLQTQLGYTAFWAGFASAAVGIFAFLFSPIVGNNLHRLNLRVLVSVSFILFALSYFWMANFTTDIDIIHASLPRLLMGIGMAMFFVPLTSIIISEIHPSKIASAMGVVNFLRILGGGFGTSIAVSMWTTRGDYHHALYSEQITRFSHATEQFSAVVSKMSIPPLSFINHVINQQALTRANDDILLISGYIFLSLIVLIWFAKPPFMPSRAKN; translated from the coding sequence ATGAACGAACACGAGACTCTTCCCGCTCCTTTGCTTGCATTGGTCACCATAGCGCTTGCGCTGGCAACTTTTATGCAGGTACTAGACACCACCATTGCCAATGTCTCCATCCCCTCTATCGCAGGCAATCTGGGTGTCACTTCTACTCAAGGGACATGGGTCATTACGGCGTTTACCGCCTCAAACGCAATCTCTATGCCGCTGACAGGCTGGCTTGCAAAACGTTTTGGTGAGGTCAGACTTTTTGTTTTTTCGACACTTCTGTTTGCCGTCACTTCCATGATGTGCGGACTTTCTCCCACTTACGAGATGCTTATTGCGGCAAGAGTGCTCCAAGGAGCCGTCGCCGCACCGATGATGCCTCTGTCTCAAAGCCTGCTTTTGGCAAATTATCCGCAGCACAAAAAAGGTCTGGCCCTTGCTTTTTGGGCTATGACGGCTACTATAGGCCCTATCGCCGGACCGCTTCTGGGAGGATATATAACGGATAATTTTTCCTGGTCGTGGATATTTTACATAAATGTTCCTATAGGAGTTATAAGCTCTTTTGTCGTTTGGCAGATGCTTAAAAAACGTGAAACGAATACATCGAAGTTCCCTATCGATTTTATTGGTCTAGCACTACTTGTCGTCGGGGTCGGCACCCTTCAGATAATGCTTGACAAAGGAAACGAGCTTGATTGGTTTGAATCTAATACCATCATCACTTTGGGAATTACGGCGTTCATTGCAGTTTGTTTTTTTATCGCCTGGGAGCTTTACGATGATCATCCCGTCATCGATCTCACACTTTTTAAGAACAGGAACTTTACCATAGGCACAGTAAGTATTGCTTTGGGGTATACGGTTTTTTTGGGAGGAGGCGTCGTGTTTCCCCTTTGGCTGCAGACACAACTTGGCTATACCGCTTTTTGGGCAGGATTTGCTTCAGCGGCGGTCGGAATATTTGCTTTTTTATTTTCGCCGATAGTGGGCAACAATCTGCACCGCCTGAACCTTCGGGTCCTGGTAAGTGTAAGCTTTATACTTTTTGCGCTAAGTTATTTCTGGATGGCAAACTTTACAACGGACATAGATATTATCCATGCGTCTCTTCCGAGACTTCTCATGGGTATCGGGATGGCGATGTTCTTTGTGCCGCTGACTAGTATCATCATATCCGAAATCCATCCCTCAAAAATAGCTTCTGCTATGGGCGTGGTGAATTTTCTGAGGATCCTCGGCGGAGGTTTCGGGACTTCCATAGCCGTGAGCATGTGGACGACAAGGGGAGATTACCATCATGCTCTTTACAGTGAGCAGATAACAAGATTTTCTCATGCTACCGAACAGTTCTCGGCCGTTGTCTCCAAGATGTCTATCCCGCCGCTCTCTTTTATAAACCATGTTATCAATCAGCAGGCGCTGACTAGAGCCAACGACGATATCCTGCTGATTTCGGGCTACATCTTTTTAAGTCTGATCGTGCTCATCTGGTTTGCCAAACCTCCCTTTATGCCCTCAAGAGCAAAAAACTAG
- a CDS encoding HAMP domain-containing sensor histidine kinase → MNRLEKRSFSSFLLLYIGSSFLFLAMSGFWYYKAQKNALENTVYYKLQHYSDTISGLIINAQMHGTVLKIPRLEEGYEYFLVRTDEKRVFQNSYFQENGYTFLASTSPQEHLNIRYVVVKTDEYHKKLLSLRKEVLSVMTVIFLLIVLISFVLAKLFMRPIHQKVLQIEQFIQDISHELNTPVTALQMSSKRAMQKGVYDEKILKNISISTKQLYTIYRSLSYLSFSDRSKEVRTINLKEIIKEVVEFYSELCLAKNIAIILHMEDAFLKMDEDRARLLFSNLLSNAIKYSMPDKRITLTLTKNRFLIQDEGVGIEQESLKRIFDLYERGSKLAGGFGVGLSIVKQICDEAGIKIEVESRLNQGSSFKLSWEAVSDES, encoded by the coding sequence TTGAATAGGTTAGAGAAAAGGTCTTTTTCATCTTTTTTACTGCTATACATCGGTTCGTCGTTTTTATTTCTGGCGATGTCGGGTTTTTGGTACTATAAAGCTCAAAAAAACGCATTGGAAAACACCGTTTACTATAAACTGCAACACTACAGCGATACCATAAGCGGGCTTATCATCAACGCACAGATGCACGGCACTGTTTTAAAAATTCCAAGACTTGAAGAGGGGTATGAATATTTTTTGGTAAGAACGGATGAGAAGCGGGTATTTCAAAACAGTTATTTTCAGGAAAACGGCTATACGTTTTTAGCATCGACCTCTCCTCAGGAACATCTGAATATCAGATATGTCGTGGTCAAAACGGACGAATATCATAAAAAACTGCTTTCTTTGAGAAAAGAGGTCTTATCCGTGATGACGGTCATATTTTTGCTGATAGTTTTGATCTCGTTTGTACTGGCGAAGCTTTTTATGCGTCCGATCCATCAAAAAGTCCTGCAGATCGAACAGTTTATCCAAGATATCTCTCATGAGCTAAATACTCCCGTCACCGCGCTGCAGATGAGCTCAAAAAGGGCGATGCAAAAAGGTGTTTACGACGAGAAGATACTAAAAAATATCTCCATCAGCACCAAACAGCTCTACACCATATACAGATCCCTTTCATATCTCAGCTTTTCGGACAGATCAAAAGAAGTACGGACAATAAATCTAAAAGAGATAATAAAAGAGGTTGTGGAATTTTACAGTGAGCTTTGTCTTGCAAAGAACATCGCTATTATCCTGCATATGGAAGATGCGTTTTTGAAGATGGATGAAGACAGGGCAAGGCTTCTTTTTTCGAACCTTCTCTCAAACGCCATAAAATACTCTATGCCCGATAAAAGGATAACGCTTACTTTGACAAAAAACAGATTTCTCATACAAGATGAGGGTGTCGGTATCGAACAGGAAAGTTTAAAAAGGATATTTGATCTTTATGAGAGGGGTTCTAAGCTCGCAGGCGGTTTTGGCGTGGGGCTCAGTATCGTCAAACAGATATGCGACGAAGCGGGTATAAAGATAGAAGTAGAATCCAGACTCAATCAAGGCAGCAGTTTTAAGCTTAGCTGGGAGGCGGTCTCAGATGAGTCCTAG
- a CDS encoding response regulator transcription factor: MMKILLLEDDTVLSDILIDFLQESHSVTHTYSMQEALRLSEDNSYDLYIFDINVVDGDGLTLLRELRSFYDETPTIFITAFHDTKYLTKAFASGGNDFIRKPFELEELSARIENIKKHFGLNQTLIIGEEMELNTQTHILKTSKHLFHLTAKESELLLYLYKHKNRVVSTDEILQNLWKYDDLPSSDAVRTLIKELRKYVGKEHIINIRGEGYRFE; encoded by the coding sequence ATGATGAAAATTTTACTGCTAGAAGACGATACGGTCTTATCGGACATACTGATAGATTTTCTGCAAGAATCACACAGCGTGACGCATACGTACAGTATGCAAGAAGCTCTCAGACTCAGCGAAGACAATTCGTACGATCTGTATATTTTCGATATCAACGTCGTGGACGGAGACGGATTGACCCTGTTGCGAGAACTTCGGAGCTTTTATGACGAGACGCCGACTATCTTTATAACGGCTTTTCATGATACGAAATATCTGACAAAAGCGTTCGCATCGGGAGGAAACGATTTTATACGAAAGCCCTTCGAGCTTGAGGAACTTTCTGCCCGTATAGAAAACATTAAAAAGCATTTCGGATTGAACCAAACGCTGATTATAGGCGAAGAGATGGAGCTAAATACCCAGACGCATATCCTCAAAACTTCAAAACACCTGTTTCATCTGACGGCCAAAGAGAGTGAGCTTCTGCTCTATCTTTACAAACATAAGAACCGTGTAGTAAGTACGGACGAGATACTTCAAAATCTTTGGAAGTATGATGATCTGCCCTCATCGGATGCAGTGCGTACGCTTATAAAAGAGCTTCGAAAATATGTGGGTAAAGAGCATATCATAAATATAAGAGGCGAAGGGTACAGATTTGAATAG
- a CDS encoding FixH family protein, with product MKKLLKIFTALILTVTLLQAAAFEKTVQGGKTEVTISSEKPLTPGSNTLLLHLKYKDAKVKVKAFMPEMPGMPRMEQEVEAKSLGNGNYEARIDFSMSGTWQVWIYIAPAEGKKVRIKTSLNI from the coding sequence ATGAAAAAATTACTAAAAATATTTACGGCTCTTATCCTCACAGTAACGCTTCTTCAAGCCGCGGCTTTTGAAAAAACGGTACAAGGAGGCAAAACGGAGGTAACAATCAGTTCCGAAAAACCTCTCACTCCCGGTAGTAATACACTTCTTTTACATCTAAAATACAAAGACGCAAAAGTAAAGGTCAAAGCATTCATGCCCGAGATGCCCGGGATGCCCCGCATGGAGCAAGAGGTAGAAGCAAAATCATTAGGAAACGGAAACTATGAAGCTCGTATAGATTTTTCTATGAGCGGAACCTGGCAGGTATGGATATACATCGCTCCTGCCGAAGGTAAAAAAGTGCGTATAAAAACATCGCTTAATATCTAA
- a CDS encoding TolC family protein yields MKTFLSLLFLMSLLQGDTLEGIIEYSLNHHGSLKSIQERLSAVENEKNRARNFSNPDISFTVSDIQFDNPSDRTLEPMQFSAVNIKQKIPYFGKRDAQEQKVDSKKRFLDMSLENLRSELKKEIRITAYSLWDVQKQLGILDSYINITNQNIALDEAYNITSSNTHLALMSAKLALSDLMIKKSSLQTLKNSLYEKLSYLAGRKVKTLDISLSVDKPQNLTFYENRVLDSSALHVRDAEVEIQKADLHIKELAEKIDPYIQAGYYYRENHPDYATVTVGASLPLYGSEKESREEARKLLLAKSSQRNDLKEKLVSRIAQLYENLQKNYKVYKIITDQSMPQIEHLFELVDSSVKSGDTLFEYIDMLGKKLKLEEQLIQVTAEFNKTKASLDALTGE; encoded by the coding sequence ATGAAAACGTTTCTGTCTTTACTTTTTCTGATGTCTTTGCTGCAAGGCGATACCCTTGAGGGTATCATAGAGTACAGTTTGAACCATCATGGTTCTTTAAAAAGTATACAGGAGCGTCTTTCTGCTGTCGAAAATGAAAAAAACCGTGCCAGAAACTTTTCCAATCCCGACATCTCTTTTACCGTAAGCGACATACAGTTCGACAACCCTTCTGATCGTACACTCGAACCGATGCAGTTCAGTGCCGTGAACATCAAACAAAAGATTCCCTATTTCGGCAAAAGAGATGCTCAAGAGCAGAAGGTCGATTCTAAAAAAAGATTTTTGGATATGAGTCTTGAAAATCTAAGATCTGAGCTGAAAAAAGAGATACGAATAACGGCCTATTCGCTCTGGGATGTCCAAAAACAGCTTGGTATCTTAGATTCTTATATCAACATCACAAACCAAAACATTGCACTGGACGAAGCCTACAACATCACTTCAAGCAACACCCATCTGGCACTGATGTCGGCAAAGCTCGCCCTTAGCGATCTTATGATCAAAAAAAGCTCTCTACAGACTCTCAAAAACTCGCTTTATGAAAAACTCTCTTATCTTGCGGGCAGAAAAGTTAAAACTCTGGACATATCTTTGAGTGTGGATAAACCGCAGAACCTTACGTTTTATGAGAACAGAGTGCTCGATTCAAGCGCCCTGCATGTAAGGGATGCAGAAGTAGAGATACAAAAAGCGGATCTTCACATAAAAGAGCTTGCTGAGAAGATCGATCCTTATATACAAGCCGGGTATTACTACAGAGAAAATCATCCGGATTATGCGACCGTGACCGTCGGTGCATCACTGCCGCTATACGGCAGTGAAAAAGAGAGCCGCGAAGAAGCAAGAAAGCTGCTTCTTGCAAAAAGTTCGCAAAGAAATGACTTAAAAGAAAAGCTGGTCTCCCGTATCGCACAGCTTTACGAAAATCTGCAAAAGAACTACAAAGTATACAAGATCATAACAGATCAATCCATGCCGCAGATAGAACATCTTTTCGAGCTTGTCGACAGTTCGGTAAAAAGCGGCGACACGCTTTTTGAGTATATCGATATGCTGGGCAAAAAGCTTAAACTCGAAGAACAGCTTATACAGGTGACGGCCGAATTCAATAAAACCAAAGCATCTCTTGATGCACTGACGGGAGAATGA
- a CDS encoding efflux RND transporter periplasmic adaptor subunit yields the protein MKILTILLLLYTFLFSKEVTVKQLFNVQTVKVKKTESSQTKKYYGYIKENDSNIYDVTPRFGGYIEDLKVDKRYEYVKKGALLATVYSPEVLRAKEEYLNTLKYIRKIPNKAMLESAKEKLLLLGVSAQEVDDIKIDCKVSRHTNIYAPASGYIFEKNIVKGSAFSMKQKLFTIVNLKDVWAEISIMPQDIPLIPKFTDFKVVSPVGDFKAYKENLYPMLSKKDALSILRLDVKNKDDALLPNMYVTVIAKMKQKSYLTLPSTAVIFKNKKYYVFIKGEYEGEYEPKSVDAKELNAQTYIVKGLNEGDEVVNNALFMMDSDAQINGLY from the coding sequence ATGAAAATACTGACGATCCTACTTCTTTTATACACTTTTTTGTTCTCAAAAGAGGTAACGGTAAAACAGCTTTTTAACGTCCAGACCGTAAAAGTAAAAAAAACTGAGAGTTCACAGACTAAAAAGTATTACGGCTACATAAAAGAGAACGATTCCAATATCTATGACGTAACACCGAGATTCGGCGGATATATCGAAGATCTTAAAGTTGACAAGCGTTATGAATATGTCAAAAAAGGTGCTCTTTTGGCAACAGTCTACTCGCCGGAGGTCCTACGTGCAAAAGAGGAGTACCTAAACACTTTAAAATATATACGAAAGATCCCCAACAAAGCGATGCTTGAAAGTGCCAAAGAGAAGCTTCTGCTTCTGGGCGTTTCCGCACAAGAGGTCGACGATATAAAGATCGACTGCAAAGTATCGCGACATACGAACATCTACGCGCCTGCAAGCGGCTATATATTTGAAAAAAATATCGTAAAAGGTTCTGCATTTTCGATGAAACAAAAGCTTTTTACCATCGTAAATCTAAAAGACGTATGGGCGGAAATCTCGATCATGCCTCAAGATATCCCTCTTATTCCAAAATTTACGGATTTTAAAGTAGTTTCTCCGGTAGGAGATTTCAAAGCATATAAGGAAAATCTCTACCCGATGCTGAGCAAAAAAGACGCTCTCTCGATTCTAAGGCTCGATGTTAAAAACAAAGACGATGCACTGCTTCCAAATATGTACGTGACCGTAATAGCAAAAATGAAACAAAAAAGCTATCTCACGCTTCCATCGACCGCTGTCATCTTTAAGAACAAAAAATACTATGTCTTTATAAAAGGTGAATATGAAGGAGAATACGAACCAAAAAGCGTGGATGCAAAAGAACTGAATGCACAGACATACATCGTAAAAGGTCTCAATGAAGGTGATGAAGTCGTAAACAACGCTCTGTTTATGATGGACAGCGACGCACAGATAAACGGGCTGTATTAG